A region from the Rhizoctonia solani chromosome 13, complete sequence genome encodes:
- a CDS encoding U3 snoRNP protein Utp20 — MSGSEDEMMMELEDVPQRTKKFTFRSYEAQLKDVHAPSKVAPLIAEHNIELAIWIYGHASASLGELASLWIEAVNASDEGLKPMIELSTFWEHYLGCSPENFPRFTRVAPDSPHNSPQISRRYQSIIARVIWSLFLHAATASTQPSHVRMLAEVWGHLLRKLKKPEKEQAAQILVASLNDAPDFGAWCVVEATRAKQAQGIYTTATDIIGPILDAHVGGSDGTYVTLRRVLTALMHHSKTESFAGIAGIVVAVLERELTALELGAKGKGKAKEHDEVVSLQEERLLRAVEIVTAMCARTEGWETFSILTTVPRIFACIEKSRVRSEYRGLIAAALMAGDMGSWIGPGRHVLDCVWKNPSEGMRLSAILSELGWGGWKSMILQHVLRRTPETLNDRRSQCLATLAALYKAGNLEVDAVWTARVGSDIVDGLRKWRIDDDEKDLLNMLILAPILPGVAPAIARIVALLHGGQTNDLTLGASIIALVELEGAEAAFQSQNKLTLLDFVERWWWSSSVMGALPKLQVLLASVTTAIPLDRPSSSTYTTHIPFAYSSLGCSPYSCWPLHYSFAGANHVSLSDYYRGTSSPNGPKFTERVVNIGKLLMRVDLSMVIICTKSLLDGWAIKINLRPLWSPTIQTLGVLASTGGYGEEIWDVVFSELEKVCRDPSAFELRSSKLDEHNEYKDEMEIDKEASRSDEWKRMSERGGVLARSSLSKRYIGGKEALLYHWKLDLANYEAQLLLALGGMPYLMDKHTRALVPLFFEYASPTAPSRPIRSKTTSWLTLLSKLNTKWRDEMTGFNFDSLNGELRARAVEVTVRLLYGTMLEKNRRDKKSAVLTLLSGCSAKELGTLVQLMLAPFEDCLDGGLENAHTVAGGKQRIGYLTFLADVLKTWVQSFSIIGHSYCTTMVLLRDAQAHCKSSIVPIEEEVDESEEPTDEHVLRQARSIRQIGLKRFIDFFRSAAAEVPLLARENTQAPSGILDLFYLVYGTAYDPFPRRVRLRRPSASVQLPHCRKRQARGISRIFDITEALLDHSEVHQDIKSRVIEPHTSHLLAQLSAMVERSNALTSTTDLVQRDTAFVTLISYAASPGKDGIGKGQGGSPGNHQEHVANSTGRVALVEVFSQLADLHEKLAPIAHIVTELNAYSIKRMEEPDFDRRLTAFSLFNEEGYKSLTCELWLPLIYNMLFFIQDPEELSIRSIYPGLRYGLRSKFELVRTEILSVIAHAVSHSNFFLNIYHIQTHRRTRALRRLADFSENIRSTTLSDLFMPLVGQFVESVATTDHLLVNEAITTLGRMAAQLVWGSYNAAVQHYLHGESVEVDKPEVEEVAESTENADAEAEVKADIEREAKKMARIEEAVTTRLLPSLLQYLEKRDEAEEAIRIPVAIGIARVTMHLPETYRSPQISKLIVALSQILRSKSQDVRDLTRDPVQDSDHCWTESLSLLIKELRSALTRGPQLHVLAFVTHSILVHVTTGDHAPASLYWMTLSDIAHISAEVVFGQSGKDVQLKGSKPR; from the exons ATGAGCGGGAGCGAAGATGAGATGATGATGGAGCTCGAGGATGTCCCACAAAGGACCAAAAAATTCACG TTCCGCTCATATGAAGCACAACTCAAGGATGTCCATGCACCTTCCAAAGTAGCGCCACTAATTGCGGAGCATAACATAGAG CTCGCTATCTGGATCTATGGCCATGCTTCTGCATCATTGGGAGAGCTTGCATCTCTCTGGATTGAAGCGGTAAATGCATCAGACGAGGGACTCAAACCAATGATCGA GCTGTCGAC CTTTTGGGAACATTACTTGGGCTGCTCCCCCGAAAACTTCCCCAGATTCACTCGAGTTGCTCCTGACAGCCCTCACAACTCACCTCAAATATCTCGTCGTTACCAATCCATCATTGCTCGAGTCATCTGGTCTTTGTTCCTCCATGCGGCCACTGCGTCTACGCAACCTTCGCATGTCCGAATGCTTGCTGAGGTTTGGGGCCATCTCCTGCGTAAACTCAAAAAGCCCGAAAAGGAGCAAGCTGCTCAAATATTAGTGGCATCGCTGAACGACGCCCCTGATTTCGGGGCTTGGTGTGTGGTCGAAGCAACTCGGGCCAAACAGGCACAGGGGATCTACACAACCGCCACCGACATAATTGGTCCGATTTTGGATGCACACGTCGGAGGATCGGATGGGACATATGTGACCTTGAGGCGGGTGCTAACCGCCCTGATGCACCATTCCAAGACCGAAAGCTTTGCAGGGATTGCAGGGATAGTTGTTGCAGTATTAGAAAGGGAGTTGACGGCGTTGGAGCTTGGGGCcaagggaaaaggaaaagccaaggaacATGATGAGGTCGTTAGTCTCCAGGAGGAAAGGTTGTTACGTGCAGTAGAAATTGTTACTGCTATGTGCGCGCGTACGGAAGGGTGGGAAACTTTCTC CATCCTAACAACTGTGCCCCGCATTTTTGCTTGCATTGAAAAGTCTCGAGTGCGCTCGGAATATCGTGGATTAATTGCTGCCGCACTGATGGCTGGGGATATGGGATCTTGGATCGGACCAGGGAGACATGTTCTCGATTGCGTCTGGAAA AACCCATCGGAAGGGATGCGGCTTTCCGCAATATTATCTGAACTGGGGTGGGGAGGGTGGAAATCGATGATACTGCAACATGTTCTGAG GCGTACCCCCGAAACCCTAAATGATCGGCGATCTCAGTGTCTCGCCACCCTGGCGGCTTTATATAAAGCTGGAAATCTAGAAGTAGATGCTGTATGGACTGCACGAGTGGGTTCCGATATTGTTGACGGACTTCGCAAATGGCGCATCGACGACGAT GAAAAGGATTTACTCAATATGTTAATTTTGGCTCCTATCCTACCTGGTGTGGCGCCAGCTATTGCAAGAATAGTTGCTTTGCTTCACGGTGGACAAACAAATGATTTGACCTTGGGCGCAAGCATCATAGCTCTGGTCGAGCTCGAGGGTGCAGAGGCCGCGTTTCAAAGCCAAAACAAGCTTACCCTCCTCGATTTTGTTGAGCGCTGGTGGTGGAGTTCGAGTGTAATGGGTGCTTTGCCTAAACTCCAAGT ATTACTTGCCTCTGTGACAACTGCCATTCCCTTGGATCGTCCTTCCTCATCTACTTACACCACTCACATCCCATTCGCATACTCTTCGCTCGGGTGCTCTCCATATTCTTGCTGGCCCTTGCATTATTCGTTCGCCGGCGCAAACCACGTCTCTCTCTCGGATTATTACCGCGGAACAAGTTCCCCTAACGGTCCAAAGTTCACGGAGCGGGTGGTGAACATTGGAAAGTTGTTGATGCGAGTGGATCTATCGATGGTGATAATATGCACAAAATCGCTACTCGATGGTTG GGCAATTAAGATTAACCTCCGGCCATTATGGTCACCAACGATTCAGACTCTTGGGGTATTGGCCTCGACGGGCGGATATGGAGAGGAAATTTGGGATGTTGTATTCTCCGAGTTGGAAAAGGTCTGTCGGGATCCTAGTGCGTTTGAACTGCGTTCTTCGAAACTGGACGAACATAATGAGTATAAGGATGAGATGGAAATCGACAAGGAGGCGAGCCGaagtgatgaatggaagaggATGAGCGAACGTGGAGGTGTCCTAGCGCGATCAAGTTTATCAAAACGGTACATAGGTGGGAAGGAGGCGCTATTGTATCACTGGAA GCTTGACTTGGCAAATTATGAGGCACAGCTTCTTCTGGCTCTTGGTGGCATGCCATATCTCATGGACAAACACACTCGTGCCCTGGTGCCCCTCTTCTTTGAGTATGCATCCCCCACCGCACCTTCAAGGCCCATACGTTCAAAGACAACATCTTGGCTCACACTACTCTCCAAGCTGAACACTAAATGGCGCGATGAGATGACCGGCTTCAATTTCGATTCATTGAATGGAGAACTCAGAGCACGTGCGGTGGAGGTGACTGTTCGACTTTTGTACGGGACGATGCTCGAGAAGAACAGGCGCGATAAGAAGTCTGCAGTCCTTACTCTGCTTTCTGGATGCTCAGCCAAAGAGTTAGGCACGCTTGTGCAGTTGATGCTCGCACCGTTTGAAGATTGCCTTGATGGAGGACTAGAGAACGCACATACTGTAGCCGGAGGAAAACAACGAATCGGATATCTGACGTTCCTCGCCGATGTACTCAAAACTTGGGTCCAAAGCTTCTCGATTATTGGCCACAGCTACTGTACGACTATGGTACTTCTACGGGATGCACAAGCCCATTGCAAATCAAGTATTGTCCCTATCGAGGAAGAGGTCGACGAATCCGAGGAGCCCACTGATGAGCATGTCCTTCGTCAGGCTCGTTCCATTCGTCAAATTGGTCTGAAGCGGTTTATTGATTTCTTCCGTTCCGCTGCGGCCGA GGTACCGTTGTTGGCGCGCGAGAATACGCAAGCACCGTCGGGTATTTTAGACCTATTTTACTTGGTCTATGGAACCGCGTACGACCCTTTTCCTCGTCGAGTACGACTCAGACGTCCTTCCGCAAGTGTTCAGCTGCCTCACTGCCGTAAACGTCAAGCCCGCGGTATATCCAGGATTTTTGATATCACAGAGGCACTTTTAGACCACTCCGAGGTTCATCAAGACATCAAATCCCGAGTCATCGAGCCTCATACGTCCCATCTTCTGGCGCAGCTCTCTGCAATGGTCGAGCGGAGCAACGCACTCACATCTACAACGGATCTCGTCCAGC GCGACACGGCTTTTGTCACTCTTATCTCCTATGCTGCGTCGCCCGGCAAAGACGGTATCGGAAAAGGTCAAGGTGGATCTCCTGGGAATCATCAAGAGCACGTTGCC AACTCGACCGGTCGTGTCGCTCTCGTCGAAGTATTCTCGCAGCTTGCAGATCTCCACGAAAAATTGGCTCCTATTGCACATATAGTCACCGAGCTGAACGCTTATTCTATCAAACGCATGGAAGAGCCCGATTTTGATCGTCGTTTGACGGCATTCAGTTTGTTCAACGAGGAGGGCTACAAATCACTCACCTGCGAACTGTGGCTACCTCTGATCTACAACATGCTCTTTTTCATCCAGGATCCTGAAGAACTTTCCATTCGTAGCA TCTATCCTGGACTTCGATACGGTCTACGTTCCAAGTTCGAACTGGTTCGCACCGAAATACTGAGTGTTATTGCTCATGCAGTCTCTCATT CCAATTTCTTCCTCAATATCTATCACATACAAACTCATCGTCGAACTCGAGCCCTGCGTCGCCTGGCAGATTTTTCCGAAAATATCCGAAGCACTACACTTTCCGATCTATTTATGCCGCTTGTTGGACAGTTTGTTGAATCTGTCGCAACCACAGATCACCTACTTGTGAATGAGGCGATTACCACTCTTGGTCGGATGGCCGCGCAACTAGTTTGGGGATCATACAACGCAGCTGTTCAGCACTACCTTC ATGGGGAGTCGGTAGAGGTCGATAAACCTGAGGTCGAAGAGGTTGCAGAGTCTACTGAAAACGCCGATGCAGAGGCAGAGGTCAAGGCCGATATTGAGCGCGAGGCAAAGAAAATGGCTCGTATTGAAGAGGCGGTCACAACACGGCTGCTCCCAAGCCTTCTGCAATACCTTGAAAAGCGCGACGAAGCTGAAGAAGCTATCCGTATCCCTGTGGCGATTGGAATCGCACGCGTCACGATGCATCTCCCTGAGACATATCGAAGTCCTCAGATCAGCAAGTTGATTGTCGCGCTGAGCCAGATCCTCCGAAGTAAATCTCAGGACGTACGTGATCTCACGAGAGACCCTGTGCAAGATAGCGATCATTGTTGGACCGAGTCGCTATCGTTATTAATCAAGGAGCTCAGGAGCGCACTAACTCGCGGCCCTCAATTACACGTTCTGGCCTTTGTGACCCACTCTATCCTGGTTCACGTCACCACTGGAGATCATGCCCCCGCTTCTCTGTACTGGATGACTCTGTCCGAtattgcgcatatatccgcTGAAGTCGTCTTCGGACAATCAGGAAAGGACGTCCAACTGAAGGGTTCAAAACCAAGATGA
- a CDS encoding U3 snoRNP protein Utp20 has translation MSVVIGNTLYSQDGHVVTLGLKAAASIVKCPLRSVEKSLPVFVKQTLEIIRSSGELNQVTQTALKSLAIMIRDCPAAKLQESDLTFLLEVIAPDLEEPERQAAVFSLLRTIISVQELARSVLLQFLLDYPQGKGRLRTQLNALARNLDYVFDSGRKSVMEFLAAVISKFTDSIVDEYADMFFVALVLRIANDDSTKCREMAAALIQQLLSRVEIANDDSTKCREMAAALIQQLLSRVGEERRKKLMAHAHNWAGQEEKQQLAGVAAQRIQLNNESDAMDVDEDDKSATWQVPYHALTTLGKLIASFRNSITASTKDWASIYSHLLFPHAWVRLASCRLVGSLFASIPISVETLTLGADLAEATITSPAGTTITLALVDVTQKLCLQLRSTNLDDTLSTQVVKNLFYAGKVFALVYGTANPLAWMFSKLSYQARSAHIARINRAANSSKWYIHIGSIFRWFAAMTSHLSAPTLETFLPHILAPVYRIAEEETIKDTELDDLKTLTHELQALLQQRTGTTAFANAYSRIRQGVVRVRRERKIQRATQAATHPEAAARRRLQRNITKKEGKKRKDRAFADAKIRNNAVKKRRRVGEEDA, from the exons ATGTCGGTAGTTATAGGGAATACACTCTACAGTCAAGATGGTCACGTCGTGACTCTGGGACTCAAGGCTGCAGCATCTATCGTCAAGTGTCCTTTACGCTCGGTGGAAAAATCCCTCCCGGTATTTGTCAAGCAAACGCTCGAGATTATCCGAAGCTCCGGGGAACTGAATCAGGTTACCCAAACTGCACTCAAATCACTCGCCATTATGATTCGCGATTGCCCTGCGGCCAAACTGCAAGAAAGCGACTTGACCTTTTTGTTAGAGGTCATTGCACCGGACCTAGAGGAGCCCGAGCGCCAAGCTGCTGTCTTTTCGCTCCTTCGCACCATCATTTCG GTTCAAGAGCTCGCCCGTAGTGTCCTTCTGCAATTTCTACTCGACTATCCTCAGGGCAAAGGTCGTTTACGCACTCAACTTAATGCACTTGCACGAAATCTTGACTACGTCTTCGACAGTGGCCGCAAATCTGTTATGGAATTCCTGGCAGCTGTCATTTCCAAGTTCACAGATTCAATTGTTGACGAATATGCGGACATGTTTTTCGTCGCACTCGTTTTAAGAATTGCAAACGATGACAGCACGAAATGCCGGGAAATGGCGGCGGCCCTGATCCAACAGTTGCTAAGCCGAGTCG AAATTGCAAACGATGACAGCACGAAATGCCGGGAAATGGCGGCGGCCCTGATCCAACAGTTGCTAAGCCGAGTCGGTGAAGAACGGCGCAAGAAGCTCATGGCACATGCCCATAACTGGGCCGGACAAGAGGAAAAGCAACAACTTGCCGGTGTCGCGGCACAG CGCATACAATTGAACAACGAGAGCGATGCGATGGACGTGGACGAGGATGACAAGAGTGCCACCTGGCAAGTCCCGTACCATGCATTAACGACACTTGGAAAGCTCATCGCGAGTTTCCGGAACAGCATCACTGCTTCAACAAAGGACTGGGCTTCGATTTATTCCCATCTACTTTTCCCCCATGCTTGGGTCCGACTCGCTTCATGTCGCCTCGTTGGTTCACTCTTCGCATCTATACCGATTTCGGTTGAAACCTTGACACTTGGTGCTGATTTGGCCGAGGCTACGATTACCAGCCCGGCTGGAACGACCATCACACTTGCACTGGTGGATGTGACACAGAAGCTGTGTTTACAATTGCGTAGTACGAACTTGGACGATACCCTAAGCACCCAAGTCGTCAAAAATTTGTTCTATGCAGGGAAAGTGTTTGCTCTGGTCTATG GCACGGCAAACCCTCTCGCATGGATGTTCTCCAAACTATCTTACCAAGCTCGATCAGCACACATTGCCCGGATCAATAGGGCCGCGAACTcg AGCAAGTGGTACATTCATATTGGCTCGATCTTCCGATGGTTTGCAGCGATGACTTCGCACCTATCCGCACCGACTCTCGAAACTTTCCTTCCCCACATACTTGCTCCGGTGTATCGAATTGCAGAGGAAGAGACTATCAAGGATACGGAACTTG ATGATCTCAAAACTCTCACTCACGAGCTCCAGGCTCTGCTTCAGCAACGAACTGGAACCACTGCCTTTGCCAACGCATACAGCCGGATTCGACAAGGAGTCGTTCGTGTGCGCCGAGAACGCAAAATTCAACGTGCTACTCAGGCAGCGACTCATCCAGAGGCGGCAGCGAGGCGAAGGTTGCAGCGGAATATTACAAAGAAGGAGGGAAAGAAGAGAAAAGACAGGGCGTTTGC GGATGCCAAGATCCGGAATAACGCAGTCAAAAAAAGGAGACGAGTAGGCGAGGAAGATGCATGA
- a CDS encoding glycoprotease/Kae1 family metallohydrolase: MGRHITGASNPIVLYVSGGNTQVIAYSQQIFGETLDIAVGNMLDRFARVISLSNDPSPLESSASATIRVPDTTLSKRQNGKERSDLRLEAACSVAVYNKRDGRLPFGKDGEYSENEDVITPADLCFSLQETVFAMLVEITERAMAHVGSKEVLIVGGVGCNERLQEMMGIMAKERGGSVFATDERFVSIMVL; encoded by the exons ATGGGACGCCATATCACTGGTGCTTCGAACCCAATCGTATTATACGTATCCGGAGGCAACACTCAAGTCATCGCGTACTCGCAGCA AATATTCGGCGAGACGCTCGATATCGCTGTCGGAAACATGTTGGACCGATTTGCTCGAGTCATCAGCCTCAGCAACGATCCGAGTCCCCTCGAGTCATCAGCCTCAGCAACGATCCGAGTCCCGGATACAACATTGAGCAAACGGCAAAACGGTAAAGAGCGCTCTGACCTCCGGC TGGAAGCGGCTTGTTCCGTTGCCGTATACAACAAAAGGGATGGACGTCTCCCTTTCGG GAAAGATGGT GAATATTCCGAAAACGAAGACGTTATCACACCCGCGGATCTTTGCTTCTCGCTTCAAGAGACCGTTTTTGCCATGCTCGTTGAAATCACAGAGCGCGCAATGGCGCATGTAGGTTCCAAAGAAGTGTTAATCGTCGGCGGCGTTGGAT GCAATGAGCGGCTACAAGAAATGATGGGGATAATGGCAAAAGAGCGTGGTGGAAGTGTGTTCGCTACGGACGAACG ATTTGTATCGATAATGGTATTATGA